The genomic window CAGCACCTGATCGAGCGCGGCTGTCGCCGGATCGGGACGGTCACCGGCCCGCAGGACATGAGCGCGGGGCGGGACCGGCTGCGCGGGTGGACCAACGCACTCGTGGCGGCCGGCCTGTCGGTCGACCTGGTCGAGTCCGGAGACTTCACGCCTGCCGGGGGAGCGGTCGCCACGCGGCACCTGCTCGAGCGCGCTCCCGATCTGGACGGCCTGTTCGTGGCCTCGGACCAGATGGCTGTCGCCTCGATCGCCGAGCTCGCCCAGTCAGGGCGCTCCGTGCCCGGCGACGTCGCGGTCGTGGGCTATGACGACAACACCGCGGCCACGCTGAGCCGCCCCACCCTGACCACCGTGGTCAACCCGATCTCAGAGATGGCCTCACGTGCGGTCGATCTGCTGCTGCGGGTCATGGACGGGCAGGACGTCGAGCCAGAGGTGCTCTCGACGCACCTGGTGGTGCGCGAGTCGGCCTGAGAGCGCTGGGGCGCGGGGCCCGGGCGGGGGGCTAGTGCTTTTGACCGCTGGTTTGTCTGCCGTGGCGGGCATTTGGGAGGTCGAACGCTGGGACCTGCGCGGCCCGGGCGGGGGGCTAGTGCTTTTGACCGCTGGTTTGTCTGCCATGGCAGGCATCCGGGAGGTCGAACGCGGAGGAGTGCGCGAGCCGGCGTCAGCTGGATGACGAGACGTCCGAAGCCGCGGACGCTCGGTCCGTGGCTCCCTCCGGAGTGGTCAGGCTGCCACCTCGGCGAGGGTGAACTGCCCGGCGCGCACGGCCTCCATCGCCCGGGTCCAGGTCAGCACCTGGTCGAGCATGGGGTCGACGGACGCGACCGCGGGCTCGGTCGGAGCGAAGACCGAGAAGTTCTCGAAGTCCGCAAAGAGGGACAGCAGCACGGTGTTGCGCACGTGCGCGACCTGCAGCTCGGACAGGATGCCGCGGAGGTGTTCGACCGCGCGTGCGCCGCTGGCCGAGCCATAGGACACGAAGCCTGCGGCCTTGTTCTGCAACTCGGGCTTGAGGTAGTCGATGGCGTTCTTCAGAGCGCCAGTGATCGAGTGGTTGTATTCGGAGACGACGAAGATATAGCCGTCGAACTCATCCATGCGCGAGGACCAGGCCTTGCTGTGCGGCTGGGTTCCGGGGGCCATCGACGGCGGCACTGCCTCGTCCCACACCGGCAGCTGGAAGTCGGCGATGTCGACGATCTCGAACTCTGCGTCGGTGCGCTGGTCGGCGAACGACTTGACCCAGCGTGCGACGGTCAGGCTCTGGCGTCCTGGGCGGATGCTTCCGGTGACGATGGCGATCTTGGTCATTGCTGACTCCCTCTGTTGGCTGTTTGGCTCTCATGAATTGAAACATCAACTAAGTCGGACAGATTCCCCTGGGAAGGTTGGGTCGGTCACATTCCGACCTCTTCCTGCATGACTATGCACGCTTCCGTATATTCTGACTCTTCAGTCTCGTCCCCGAAGGAGCCCCGATGACCCGACTCGACAGTGCCCTCGAGCCGATCTACGACCAGGTCCTGCAGCGCAACCCCGGCGAGACCGAGTTCCACCAGGCCGTGCTCGAGGTGCTCGACAGTCTCGGGCCTGTGGTCCGCAAGCACCCGGCATACGGCGATGCCCGTGTCATTGCGCGGCTGTGCGAGCCGGAGCGGCAGATCATCTTCCGCGTGCCGTGGGTCGATGACAAGGGCCGGATCGAGATCTTCCGCGGGTTCCGGGTCGAGTTCAACTCGGCGCTCGGCCCCTACAAGGGCGGTCTGCGCTTCCACCCCAGCGTCCTGCTGGGCACGGTGAAGTTCCTCGGCTTCGAGCAGATCTTCAAGAACGCGCTGACCGGTCTGCCGATCGGCGGCGCCAAGGGCGGGTCCGACTTCGACCCCAAGGACCGCTCCGACATGGAGATCATGCGCTTCTGCCAGTCCTTCATGACCGAGCTCTACCGCCACATCGGCGAATACACCGACGTCCCCGCGGGGGACATCGGTGTCGGTGGCCGCGAGATCGGCTACCTTTTCGGCCAGTACAAGCGGATCACCAACCGCTACGAGTCGGCCGTGCTCACCGGCAAGGGCATCGGTTGGGGCGGCTCGCAGGTGCGTCGGGAGGCGACCGGCTACGGCACCGCCGTCTTCGTCGAGGAGATGCTCCGGACCAAGGGGGGCTCCTTCGACGGCGAGAAGGTCGTCGTCTCCGGCTCCGGCAACGTCGCGATCTATGCAATGGAGAAGGTGCACCAGTTGGGCGGCACCGTCGTGGCCTGCTCCGACTCCAGCGGCTACGTCTATGACGAGCGCGGCATCGACGTCGAGCTGCTCAAGGACGTCAAGGAGGTGCGTCGCGCACGGATCTCGCAGTATGCCGAGGAGCGCGGCGCCCGGTTCGTCGCCGGCGGCAGCATCTGGGACGTGCCCTGCAGGGTCGCGCTGCCCTGTGCCACCCAGAACGAGCTGGACGGGGCCGGTGCTCTGGCGCTGGTGCGCAACGGCTGCGTCGCGGTCGGCGAGGGCGCCAACATGCCCACCACCCCTGAGGCGGTCCAGGTCTTCCGCGAGGCCGGGGTGCTCTTTGCCCCGGGCAAGGCGGCTAACGCCGGTGGCGTGGCGACAAGTGCGCTGGAGATGCAGCAGAACGCCTCCCGGGACTCGTGGAGCTTCGAGCACACCGAGGGGCGTCTTGAGGAGATCATGCGCGGCATCCACGAGCGCTGCGCTGCAACGGCCGACGAGTATGACGTGCCCGGCAACTATGTGCTGGGGGCTAACGCGGCGGCCTTCGTCCAGGTCGCCGAGGCGATGCTCGCCCAGGGCGTGATCTGAGACCTGTCTCGACCGAAAGTCGGGGCCGACGTAGTCGCGGGGACGTCAGGCCTACATCTCTGGATGGATATCGGTCGGTAGGGGTAGTGCTGGCCCGCCAGGCAGGGCTAGCGTGATCAACCGAGGCCGTCCCCTCACGATGCACAGTTCGAGTCGGGTGGTGGCGGCGTTGCCACCAGCTGACCTGGTGCAAGGGGACCGTTTCCGGGCACGTTGCCCGGACACCCAGATCTCAGTGCCATCTGCTGGGCCGTGGGAAGCCCACCGTGGCACCCTCAGCCCGCCCTCGGGCGGATGAGCACAGAAGGAAGAATCACATGAATCACCGCATCAGTGCGGCAGCCGTGGCAACGGCTGCCGCCATGGGACTAGTCGCGACAGCAGCAGCTGGCGCTGTCGACCCCATCTCCGTGAACGAGGCACTTGACCCCGGAACGTCGATCACCATCACCAAGACGGTGTCGACGCCGGCCCTGCCCCCGCAACCCGACATCGTGTTGCTGGTGGACCGCACCCTGAGCATGAACAGCGCCATCGCCGGGGTCAAAGCCAACATGGCAACCATCATCAGCACAGTCTCGGCCAGCCAGCCGGACGCGCAGTGGGCGGTTGCCAGCTATTGCGACGTGGAAGAGCCCAACCTGTTCCTCCTGCACAGCGACCTCACTGCGACCACCGCAGACACGGTTGCTGCGGTCAACTCGATCACTCTGTGTGGCGGTGGCGACGAGCCGGAGGACCAGCTCAACGCGCTCTGGGAGATCGGGTCCGGCGCCGTGAACTTCCGGACGGACTCCTCGCGCATCGTCGTGTGGTTCGGCGACGCACCGGGGCACGACCCGAGCTTGGGTCACACCCTCGCTGACGCAACCGCATCGCTGGTCAGCGCAGAGGCGAAGGTCGTGGCCATCAGCGTCGGCTTCAACCGGCTGGACGTGACCGGTCAGGCGACCGCGATCACCGACGCCACTGGGGGCACCTTGCTCAGCGGTATCGCTGTTGACGAGGTGTCAGCGGCGATCGTCGAAGGGCTGTCCAACCTGCCCGTCGAGGTTGCCGGCACCTCAGTGTGTGACCTCGGCCTGAGCACCACCCTCGACCCCGTCTCGCAGACTGTCACGAGCGGCCAGGAGGCGGTGTTCGAAGAGACCATCACCGTAGCCGCCGACGCGCCGCAGGGCACGACGCTGAACTGCGAGACACAGTTCACGCTCAACGCCGCGGACGCTGGCGACGGATTCACCCAGTCGGTCTCGATCGACGTCAATGATGTGATGGCGCCCGAGGTCGGGTGCGTGCCAGGTCCCAACCCCGGAGGCAAGATCCCCGGGTCGACCAACTCGGGCTTCTTTGAGATGGTCTCCTCCGACAACGTCGATGCGGCTGTCGGCATCTATGTCCACGACACCGCCTCGAGCGCTGTCTTCGGGCCCTATCCGTCAGGCACGACGATTAAGCTCACCCAGGCTCCGGGTGCCACACCGAGTGTCGTGCCGTTCCGTGGCGCGGTGGACTGGAAGGTGAAGCTGAAGGGCGACGCTGAGCTGCACGCCACCGACGCGGCGGGCTACGAGACCACGTCGCTGTGCCTGGTGCCGCCGCATCACTGACAGGTTGACCCGCTCGCCGCTGCAAGGGGTGGCGGGGTGACCCACGCGGTCACCCCGCCACCTGCCGCACCAACTCGTGCCGCGGCGTCAGTCAGCTGCCTGGGGCGGTCGAGGGCATCGGCGGGCGGTGGCGCCGGCGCCACCGGATCACGAGGTCGACGACAAGGCCGAGGAGCAGGGACAGCAGCACGCCCACCACCGCCCCGAGCAGCGGGTTGCCGTCGACCCAGGCGCCGGCGAGCAGGCCGAGCCCGGTCATATAGAACGCCCAGACGACGCCGCCGACGATGCTCACCGGCAGGAACCGGCGGTGGGCGTAGCCGGAGGCTCCGGCCGCCAGGTAGACCGCCACCCGCCCGACCGGGACGAAACGGCCGGTGAGGATCACCGTGGCCGGCCGACGCTCCAACTGGCGCCGACCTGCGTCCAGGGCGATCGCCATACGGCGTAGTTGCAGCCGTCCGAACCGGCCGGGACCGAGCAGGCGACCCACCGCGAAGGCCAGGTTGTCCCCGCAGATTGCGCCGAGGGCCGCCACGGCGACCAGCAGCGGGAGCGCAGGAGGTCCATCCAGCGCAGCCAGCGCCATGACCAGAGCCTCACTGGGGACGATGGGGAAGATGCCGTCAAGGACGATGAGCAGAAAGCCCAGCGCCATCAGCCACGGTTCGTCTGCGGCAGCCAGGATGGCCGCATTCACGGAGTCGAAGAAGTCGGACATCTGGTCTCTCATCGATGGGCAACCACGCTGCGGGTGACGCCCACGGCCTGCACAGATTATCTGCGTCGCGTCTGGATTGACCAAAGAGTGCGCGTGGCAAGTTGCGGCGCGTGGTGACCTGCGTCACTCTGCACAAGGCGGGGCCTTTCCTGCGCAGTGCGACCGGATGGAGGATGCCGTGAGTGAACAGGCGCTCGACCGTGACAGTGGTGAGGAACAGACCGAACTGAAGCGGGTGCTCGGGCCCAAGCTGCTGCTGCTCTTCATCGTCGGGGACATCCTCGGGACAGGCATCTATGCGCTGACCGGGAAGGTGGCAGGGGAGGTCGGCGGCGCGGTCTGGCTGCCCTTCCTGGTCGCCTTCACCATCGCGATCATCACTGCCTTCAGCTATCTGGAGCTGGTGACCAAATATCCCCGTGCGGGCGGCGCAGCCTCCTTCGTGCACCGTGCCTTCGAGATCCACTTCATCACGTTCCTGGTGACGTTCACGGTGATGGCCAGCGGCATCACGTCTGCATCCACGGCCTCGCGCGCCTTCGCCGAGAACATGTTCAAGGGGTTCAACTGGTTCGTCGGGACCAACGCGGAGGGCGACGCGGTGGTCAGCGCGGGTGCCATCAGCGTCGGCGCCCTCGGCTTCATCCTGCTCGTGATGGCGGTGAACTTCCGTGGCGTGGCGGAGTCGGTGAAGGCCAACGTGGTGCTGACCCTGATCGAGCTGTCCGGCCTGCTGCTGGTGATCTTCGTCGGGTTCTGGGCGGTCGCCGGCTTCTCCGGCGCGGAGGTCGACTTCTCCCGCATCACCGTCTTTGAGAGCCCCAGCGGCAAGAACGCCTTCATGGCGGTGACCGCGGCGACCGGCCTGGCGTTTTTTGCGATGGTCGGCTTCGAGGACTCGGTCAACATGGCTGAGGAGACCCACGAGCCGAGTCGCATCTTCCCCAAGGTGATGCTCACCGGGCTGCTGCTGACGGCGGCGATCTATCTGCTGGTGTCGATCACGGCGGTCGCGCTCGTCCCGGTGGGGGAGCTGTCCCAGGGTGGCACGCCGCTGCTGACGGTGGTCGAACGCGGCGCTCCCAACCTGCCGATCGACACGCTCTATCCGTTCATCGCGATGTTCGCCGTGGCCAACTCGGCCCTGATCAACATGATGATGGCCTCGCGACTGCTCTATGGCATGGCCAACCAAGGCGTGCTGCCCAAGCCGCTCGGCCTGGTGCACAAGGCCCGGCAGACCCCGTGGGCCGCGATCGTGTTCACCACAGCGCTGGCAGCCGGCCTGATCCTGCTGGTGACCTCGGTCTCCAACCTCGGCGACGTGACCGCGCTGCTGCTGCTCGCCGTCTTCTCCGTCGTCAACGTGGCCTGCCTCGTCCTGCGCAAGGACACCGTCGAGCACCAGCACTTCACCGCCCCCACCGCGTTGCCGGTGATCGGGGCGCTGGCTTGTGCCTACATGGTCGGGCCCTGGACGGGGCGCGACACCTCGGTCTATGCGATTGCCGGCTGGCTGGTCGTGATCGGCGTCGCGCTCTGGGTCGTGACCTGGTTCCTCAACCGGGCTCTGTATGCCAAGCCGACGCGGATCAAGGAGCCGGAGGACCTTGGCACGGGCGGTCCAAAGGTCTGACGGGCCGTCACCGCGCCCAGCTGTCCGCGCGAGGCGCACCGGCTCGCGGTGGTGACGAGCGACATACTGACCCAGTTGGCGGCGGCTGGTGATTGTCCGCTAAACTTCAACCTTGCCCGGCGAGTGCATTGATGCACTGACAGGACGGGCTCGCCGGAGGACGATCCGTTCCTTGCGGCCCATCGGGTGCCAAAGAGCACCTGGAGGTAGGTCGGTCACGCTCAGGGAGCGATGAGGCGTCCAACCTCATCGAGTTCACCAGAATTGAGCGATTCGCCATGGCCAAGGCCATCGGGCGCGCCTCCGCGCCCTCCCACAAGAAGAAGCCGCGTCACACTGCGGCCCAAAAGAAGTCAGCCGCCAAGGCGCGCGAGCTGTCTGACCGTTCGTCGCGTCGCGACGACCGCAAGTCGTATGCCGAGAAGCCGGCTCGTGAGGACCGCCCGCGTCGTGAGTGGAACCGTGACGACCGTCCGGCCCGTGATGACCGCGGCCCGCGCCGCGACTTTGACAACCGTGGCCCGCGTCGTGACTTTGACAACCGTGGCCCGCGTCGTGAGTGGAACCGCGATGACCGCCCGGCTCGTGATGACCGCGGCCCGCGCCGCGAGTGGAACCGTGACGAGCGTCCGGCTCGTGATGACCGTGGTCCCCGTCGTGACTTTGACAACCGTGGCCCGCGTCGTGACTTTGACAACCGTGGCCCGCGTCGTGAGTGGAACCGTGATGACCGCCCGGCTCGTGATGACCGCGGCCCGCGCCGCGAGTGGAACCGTGACGAGCGTCCCACTCGTGATGACCGTGGTCCCCGTCGTGACTTCGACAACCGTGGCCCGCGTCGTGAGTGGAACCGTGACGACCGCCCGACCCGCGACTTCGACCGCAGCGCCCCGCGTCGCCACTGGGACCAGGACGACCGTCCCCGCCGTCGGGACGACGCCACCCAGGCCCGCAACAACCACGACTGGGAGCGTCGCGAGCGCCGCGACAACCGGCACTTCTCCGAGGACCGGGAGCGCACGCCATACTCCCCGTCTGTCGCTCCGGCACCCAAGGCCGCGGTCGTCCATGAGGGGCCCAACGAGTTCGGCGCCCTGGGCCTGAACCCTCAGCTGGTCGACAAGCTCACCGATCTCGGGCTGGTCAAGCCTTTCCCGATCCAGGCCGCGACGATCCCGGACGCGATGGCTGGCCGTGACCTGCTCGGGCGCGGACAGACTGGCTCGGGCAAGACCCTGGCCTTCGGCCTGCCCACCCTGCACCGCCTCGCGGAGGGTGAGCGCGCCAAGCCGCACAAGCCGCACGCGCTGATCGTGACCCCGACCCGGGAGCTGGCGATGCAGATCCTGGACGCGCTGCGTCCGCTGCTGTCGACCATGCGGCTGCGCCACCAGCTGGTGGCTGGCGGCATGTCCTACACGCCGCAGCTGCGCAGCCTGGAGCAGGGGGTTGACCTCCTGGTGGCCACCCCCGGCCGTCTCGCTGACCTGCTCGAGCGCGGCGCCGCCGACCTCTCCGAGGTCAAGATCACGGTGCTGGACGAGGCCGACCACATGGCCGAGATGGGCTTTGTCGAGGCCATCTCCGAGATCCTCGACCTGACCCCGAACGATGGTCAGCGGCTGCTCTTTTCGGCGACGTTGGACCACGGGGTCGACAAGATTGCCAAGAAGTATCTGCACGACCCGGTGACGCACGAGACGGACAGCGCGACCGCGAGCGTGTCGACCATGGAGCACCACGTCTTCGTGATCGACCCGCAGCACAAGAAGCCGGTGACCGCGACCATCGCCAACCGGCCCGGTCGCACCGTCGTCTTCGTCCGCACCAAGCTGGGTGCTGACCGCGTGGCGCTGCAGCTGCGGGAGTCCGGCGTCTTTGCCGCGGCCCTGCACGGTGGCCTGAACCAGGCCCAGCGCACCCGCGTCCTGGAGGCGTTCAAGTCCGGCGAGTTGCCGGTCCTGGTCGCCACCGACGTCGCGGCGCGTGGCATCCACGTGGATGACGTCTCGCTCGTCCTGCAGGCCGACCCGCCCGCGGACCACAAGGACTATCTGCACCGTTCCGGCCGCACCGCCCGCGCGGGCGAGGCCGGTCGGGTCGTGACCCTGGCCCTGCCGCACCAGCGCAAGCAGGTGCAGCGACTCCTCGACGCTGCCGGTGTCGACGCGTCGCCCACCAAGGTGACGCCGCGCGACTCAGAGGTCCTTGAGACCGCCGGCGGTCGTGAGCCCTCGTTCGAGGCGATCCCGCAGTCGCAGCTGGACAACCTGCTGCGTCCGCGCCGTCCGCAGGGTCGTGGCAACTACCGCGGCCGCCCGCAGCGTCGCAACGGTGGCTTCGACCGCGAGCGCGGTGCGCGCGTCGGTGGTGGCTACCGAGGGAACCGCGGAGACCGCTGAGGTCGTCCACCTGAGCTGACAGCTCGGTGACCTAGAACCGGCTCCCACGCCATGGCGTGGGAGCCGGTTCGTTGTCTTGTGAGCGGGTCAGTCGTCGTAGAGGCGGCTCGTCGAAGTCAGCACATCAAGGGGGCTGGCTGGGCCATCGATGGTGGCGGTCCCGGGGATCAGTGACCAGGAACTGCCGTCGACGCTGACCTCGCCGCCGTAGACCACGGTGATGTGGGGTGCGACCTGGGCCGCCGACGTGTATTCGTGGCGGATGTCGCCGTGGGGGTAGGGACCGCCGAGGGAGGCGGTTGGACCGGCCGAGGCACCGTCGCCGAAGTGGTAGGTCACGGAGTCGAGCGTCGGCCGGATGCGCACCTCGTGGCCGATGATGTCAGTGGTGTCCGTCTCGCCGGGCTCGAAGCCGGAGTCTGGCCAGAGGAGCTCGTAGTAGACCGGCAGGTTGACCAGGGTCCGACCATCCGGTGGCTCGATCGAGATCGTCGGCAGCGCGAAGTCTGTGCGGTGGAACTGGTCGAGGATCATCGCGTCGGTCAGTTCGGCCGCGGCCTCACCCGAGCGTGCCGGCACGTCCGTGCGGAAGCAGGTCGGCCCGACATTGGTCCATCCGCCCACCGGGCCCGACGAGTCGGCAATCCGCCGGTAGATGATCGAGTAGGGGCCGGAGCTGTCGGGCTGGTTTATCTCGCAGTAGTTCGCAGCCCACTCACAGTAGACCCGGTCAGGGACCTCGGGGCTGTTGCCCTCGCAGCGGATCACGGCGACGTATTCGAACCACGGTTCGGGGCTCTCGGGGCTTGATCCTTCTGGGTACTCGGTGGCGAGGCTCCGTGTTTGCGATTTGGTGAAGCCCACATAGGAACCCCCGCCCTCGACGCCACAGTCGATAACCTGGCCGGGGACGCACTCCGCTTCGCCACTGGCAGGAGTTGCGATGGGACTAAGCAGAGCTGTGCACAAGACGGCCACTGCGATGGCGGCCACCTTCATTGCTGTACCTGAATCTCGGCAACCTCCCATGCCTGACCGTCAAGCGTGAGAGTCAGGACCATTGTGAAGGAGGTCGGCTGGGCTGAAGCGGTCACGACCGCGCCAGCAGCATCGAGGGTCGCAGGGACAGTCTGAACGGCCTCTGCAAAGACGACAGTCGTGTCACCCGTTGCCTGTGCCCGCGCCGAATCGACGGTAACGATTGGTCCTGCGGCGCGCTCATCATTCTCGATGTACTTCGCGATCATGGATTCGAAGCCCGCGCATGTGGCGCAGTCGTCCGAAGCGAGTTGCTCAAGGTGTCCTGCTTCTGGAGTCATAGCCGCGTAGTTGAAGACCTCCAGATAGTGCAGCGCGAAGGCTTCCGCGCCGGACTCCGAATCCTCCTTCGCCTCGTCGGGCATCTCGGGAGGACCGCTGGCCTCCGTCGTCTCAGTGGCATCCCCGGCTGGACTCGAGGACGTCTCCTCGACATCGTCCGGTGGCGCCGCCGTCGTGGGTGCCGGGTCCGTCGTCGTCAGCGCGTCCTGACTGGTCGGCGGCGCGGACGGCTCAGAACTACCCTGGCAGCCAGCCAGGAGCAGGGCAGCGGCACAGGCAGCAACGAACGTGGTCTTCACGAAGTCCCCCTCGTCGGCAGGTCGACCCGCGGTTCCCCCACGGATCCGGTCACCACGACAGTCTCACCCGCCAAACCTGAGCAGACAGTTTTCCACAGGTAAAACTTTGGTAAGAACCCGCGATCAGGCCCCAGCGTGTCTAGGCGAAGCGGTCCCTCACCTTCGACTCACGCAGCGCCTGCAACTGTCGGACTACCTGGTCCGAGGGCCCGAGGCGGTCCCGGTCGACGAACTCTCCGTGGGTCTTGACGTGAAGCCGCTCCATGCGATCATCCAGGTCGGCCGCGGTCCGGGCAGCGTCCTGCAGCTGGATCAGCAGGTCCTCGGGGACGGAGTCGCGATACTTGTAGTAAATCTTGTGCTCCAGGCTCGCCCAGAAGTCCATCGCGACCGTGCGCAGCTGCAGCTCCACCGTCACCGGCACGACCCGGTCGGAGAGGTGGACGGGCACCCGCACCAGTCCGTGCAGGCTGCGATAGCCGTTCTCCTTCGGGTGCTCGATGTAGTCCTTCACCGACAGCACCTCAAGGTCCGGCTGCGAGGACAACATGTCATAGACCTGATAGACGTCCCGGACAAAGCTGCAGGTCACGCGCACACCCGCGACGTCAGTGATGTTGTCCCGGATCGCCTCGAACGATGGATCCAGCCCGCGCCGCCGCACCTTCTCCAGGATCGACTCGGGCGTCTTCAGCCGGGTCAGGACGTGCTCGATCGGGTTGTAGTCGTGCAGATGGGTGAACTCCTCCTGCAGGATCGAGATCTTGGTCTCGATCTCGTCCATGCCGAACTTGTATTCCATCATCAGCCGGGTGAAGTCGGCGCGGACGCGCGCCAGGTCTCCATCAGCAGAGAGGTCGGCCAGTGGGGTCGCGGGCGTCGTTGCAGGGTCCACCGGCCGAGCGTATGCCGTCCGTCTGGGACGCCCCTGCAGGCCCGCCTGGGGTGTGGGTCACCAGGTTGCGGTTTAACTGCTGCTACATCGAGCGGGCCATGCTGCGGCGCAGTGTCCAGGCGCCGAGCACCAGGACCAGGACCGCCATCGCGGTCAGGACACCCAGCTGCGGGAGGATGTCCACGAGGCCTCCGTCGTGCCGCTGGATCTGGGCGAAGGCGTCGTAACCCCAGGCGTGCGGCGTGACGTGGGCGACCTGACGCATGGTGTCGGAAAAGAGTTCCAGCGGCAACATGCCGCCACCGATCGCGGCCAGCACCAGCCCGATGCCCACACCGGCACCCACGGCCGCGCCCTCGTTGTCCAGGACCGAGCCGAGCACCATCGCTGCGCCGGCCGCCACCAGCGCAAACACCGACAGCACCAGCAGGGACAGCCACAGGTTGCCCCAGTCGACGTCGAAGATCAGCCAGGTCGCCTGCATGATGTAGGCGCCCTGGAAGAAGGCGATCACCCAACGGCCGAACGACTGGCCGGCGATGGCCTGCACCGTGCTGACCGGAGAGGCCAGGGTGCGCGCGAGCACCCCCTGGCGCCGGGCGTTGATCAGGGTTGACGCTCCCGCGAGCGAGGTCAGGAAGGTGAAGAGCAACAACTGCGACGAGGCGCCCAGGTCGAACTGCC from Ornithinimicrobium cryptoxanthini includes these protein-coding regions:
- a CDS encoding NADPH-dependent FMN reductase — its product is MTKIAIVTGSIRPGRQSLTVARWVKSFADQRTDAEFEIVDIADFQLPVWDEAVPPSMAPGTQPHSKAWSSRMDEFDGYIFVVSEYNHSITGALKNAIDYLKPELQNKAAGFVSYGSASGARAVEHLRGILSELQVAHVRNTVLLSLFADFENFSVFAPTEPAVASVDPMLDQVLTWTRAMEAVRAGQFTLAEVAA
- the gdhA gene encoding NADP-specific glutamate dehydrogenase gives rise to the protein MTRLDSALEPIYDQVLQRNPGETEFHQAVLEVLDSLGPVVRKHPAYGDARVIARLCEPERQIIFRVPWVDDKGRIEIFRGFRVEFNSALGPYKGGLRFHPSVLLGTVKFLGFEQIFKNALTGLPIGGAKGGSDFDPKDRSDMEIMRFCQSFMTELYRHIGEYTDVPAGDIGVGGREIGYLFGQYKRITNRYESAVLTGKGIGWGGSQVRREATGYGTAVFVEEMLRTKGGSFDGEKVVVSGSGNVAIYAMEKVHQLGGTVVACSDSSGYVYDERGIDVELLKDVKEVRRARISQYAEERGARFVAGGSIWDVPCRVALPCATQNELDGAGALALVRNGCVAVGEGANMPTTPEAVQVFREAGVLFAPGKAANAGGVATSALEMQQNASRDSWSFEHTEGRLEEIMRGIHERCAATADEYDVPGNYVLGANAAAFVQVAEAMLAQGVI
- a CDS encoding DedA family protein, which encodes MSDFFDSVNAAILAAADEPWLMALGFLLIVLDGIFPIVPSEALVMALAALDGPPALPLLVAVAALGAICGDNLAFAVGRLLGPGRFGRLQLRRMAIALDAGRRQLERRPATVILTGRFVPVGRVAVYLAAGASGYAHRRFLPVSIVGGVVWAFYMTGLGLLAGAWVDGNPLLGAVVGVLLSLLLGLVVDLVIRWRRRHRPPMPSTAPGS
- a CDS encoding APC family permease, producing the protein MEDAVSEQALDRDSGEEQTELKRVLGPKLLLLFIVGDILGTGIYALTGKVAGEVGGAVWLPFLVAFTIAIITAFSYLELVTKYPRAGGAASFVHRAFEIHFITFLVTFTVMASGITSASTASRAFAENMFKGFNWFVGTNAEGDAVVSAGAISVGALGFILLVMAVNFRGVAESVKANVVLTLIELSGLLLVIFVGFWAVAGFSGAEVDFSRITVFESPSGKNAFMAVTAATGLAFFAMVGFEDSVNMAEETHEPSRIFPKVMLTGLLLTAAIYLLVSITAVALVPVGELSQGGTPLLTVVERGAPNLPIDTLYPFIAMFAVANSALINMMMASRLLYGMANQGVLPKPLGLVHKARQTPWAAIVFTTALAAGLILLVTSVSNLGDVTALLLLAVFSVVNVACLVLRKDTVEHQHFTAPTALPVIGALACAYMVGPWTGRDTSVYAIAGWLVVIGVALWVVTWFLNRALYAKPTRIKEPEDLGTGGPKV
- a CDS encoding DEAD/DEAH box helicase, producing the protein MAKAIGRASAPSHKKKPRHTAAQKKSAAKARELSDRSSRRDDRKSYAEKPAREDRPRREWNRDDRPARDDRGPRRDFDNRGPRRDFDNRGPRREWNRDDRPARDDRGPRREWNRDERPARDDRGPRRDFDNRGPRRDFDNRGPRREWNRDDRPARDDRGPRREWNRDERPTRDDRGPRRDFDNRGPRREWNRDDRPTRDFDRSAPRRHWDQDDRPRRRDDATQARNNHDWERRERRDNRHFSEDRERTPYSPSVAPAPKAAVVHEGPNEFGALGLNPQLVDKLTDLGLVKPFPIQAATIPDAMAGRDLLGRGQTGSGKTLAFGLPTLHRLAEGERAKPHKPHALIVTPTRELAMQILDALRPLLSTMRLRHQLVAGGMSYTPQLRSLEQGVDLLVATPGRLADLLERGAADLSEVKITVLDEADHMAEMGFVEAISEILDLTPNDGQRLLFSATLDHGVDKIAKKYLHDPVTHETDSATASVSTMEHHVFVIDPQHKKPVTATIANRPGRTVVFVRTKLGADRVALQLRESGVFAAALHGGLNQAQRTRVLEAFKSGELPVLVATDVAARGIHVDDVSLVLQADPPADHKDYLHRSGRTARAGEAGRVVTLALPHQRKQVQRLLDAAGVDASPTKVTPRDSEVLETAGGREPSFEAIPQSQLDNLLRPRRPQGRGNYRGRPQRRNGGFDRERGARVGGGYRGNRGDR
- a CDS encoding DUF6318 family protein — its product is MKTTFVAACAAALLLAGCQGSSEPSAPPTSQDALTTTDPAPTTAAPPDDVEETSSSPAGDATETTEASGPPEMPDEAKEDSESGAEAFALHYLEVFNYAAMTPEAGHLEQLASDDCATCAGFESMIAKYIENDERAAGPIVTVDSARAQATGDTTVVFAEAVQTVPATLDAAGAVVTASAQPTSFTMVLTLTLDGQAWEVAEIQVQQ
- a CDS encoding GTP pyrophosphokinase; protein product: MMEYKFGMDEIETKISILQEEFTHLHDYNPIEHVLTRLKTPESILEKVRRRGLDPSFEAIRDNITDVAGVRVTCSFVRDVYQVYDMLSSQPDLEVLSVKDYIEHPKENGYRSLHGLVRVPVHLSDRVVPVTVELQLRTVAMDFWASLEHKIYYKYRDSVPEDLLIQLQDAARTAADLDDRMERLHVKTHGEFVDRDRLGPSDQVVRQLQALRESKVRDRFA
- a CDS encoding ABC transporter permease encodes the protein MRAALAIAAVELQRFVKDKGNVFFTFIFPLMLVFVLGSQFGGSGSSGSVTVSGPSSDLRTAVAEQLEDGEVSVQFADHDDMLEQVARGRVDAGLVVTPEAAEAFSQGGTAQLEMIAGSSSTSMAAQQRVQVTVSNLDLRRIQVGALGDVGVSEADAAQALDAATGQVSEPTIEVRSVDELAQEFQGLGQFDLGASSQLLLFTFLTSLAGASTLINARRQGVLARTLASPVSTVQAIAGQSFGRWVIAFFQGAYIMQATWLIFDVDWGNLWLSLLVLSVFALVAAGAAMVLGSVLDNEGAAVGAGVGIGLVLAAIGGGMLPLELFSDTMRQVAHVTPHAWGYDAFAQIQRHDGGLVDILPQLGVLTAMAVLVLVLGAWTLRRSMARSM